From the Thamnophis elegans isolate rThaEle1 chromosome 16, rThaEle1.pri, whole genome shotgun sequence genome, the window gccagagccgtatgccagttatcagctgccttcagagtcagacatcagtgaggcagacgaacagctggagcctgttcccagtatgtgaaTGCACAgatttgccagatgaagggaacagctaaagaacagtgtttgacttgggagtaaggccacaggtggatgatgaatggcccctcccagagggaataaaagaggagcgaaaggggagtggagtttgcaggagacaattatggttcgtgactctctgaggctccttgccaggttttgcagatatcggcctggcagctctccaagccagataaggcccttgactgtaaatcctcccttgaaagactttgctggatgtgaatgaacagaattcaccagaaattaataaatgttttttttgtcgggaccaggagtttgcttcaggctctctggaagcttaggtcagaacagcaggagactgtgagttctagtcctgccttaggcatgaaagcagctgggtgactttggaccaagtCCCCcgccctctttctctctcaccacaCAAGGctgttgttttggggaaaataggagaggaggaaagtgtgttggatgtGTTCACCGACttctttgtaaaaataataaaggtgagatataaatgAATACATGAATAAACAAACATGCAATAAATATATCCGCATGAATACCAACCAAaatgtaccaataaaggagaacatttgtagctgagggatgaaatgaggggtctttggtgctctctgagtttacttgctttcttgcagacgtttcattaccctaactaggtaacatcatcagtgctagtaaggagtgatatttgcaaggaggaggaggatttggtggtctctgagcttggtgcttttcttgcagatgtttcactatccaagctaggtagcatcatcagttgctagtaaggagtgcagtttgTTGTTTATATTCTACTGTCTTGTCTGTCTGTTCATCCCACCCACGTACATAGGCAAGATACcaaaatataaactgacagcaaacaacactccttactagcaactgatgatgatacctagttagggtaatgaaatggctggaagaaaacaagcaaactcagagagcaccaagggccctgcaaccaaaatatatttgaaatgtaTTAGCTTAAGGtgaaggtaaatgttccccttgcacatatgtgctagtcgttcccgactctagggggcggtgctcatctccgtttcaaagccgaagagccaacgctgtccgaagacgtctccgtggtcatgtggccagcacgactcaacaccgaaggcacacgaaacactgttaccttcccatgaagatggtccttatttttctacttgcattttttacatgctttcgaactgctaggttgacagaagctgggacaagtaacgggagcttgctccgttacatggcgctagggattcgagctgcccaactgccgacctttctgatcgacaagctcagcgtcttagcccctgagccgctGCGTTCCCGATGTATTAGCTTACCTTGGAAATGTAATCGCAAAGATGAGTTTACAAGATCGCAACAAGCTAAAAACAGCTGAGTGACCAGACCATGCTTTAGAAATAACCTAGAGATTACAACTTTGTGGGTCACAAACTGAGATAGTAACCTTGTTTTCTAGGAAAGCCTTTCTATAGCAGTTGTATGAATAGCCCGCCCACAATTGCTGAAATCCTTTCACATTGTTGAAAGCTGCAGAAGATTAAATGTCAAACATGTCACCGACTCCCTGTGACTCGAAGCACAGAAATACATTTTAgattgtgtgggttttttttttttttcctattccagGTCTACATTAAATCCATCAGGCTTTTAGGAGACTGAAATGCTGTGACTACTTGCCAAACCTAGTTTATCTCAGCTAGAACAAAACTGTATATTGTAGATTGGCTGTGTTGTGCCCTGCCAGTGgggagcagagctggcagcaaatttggacagggaggaggttggggaggaacatgggccagtcctggagtctggagaaggctctgatgagggctctgcatcggacacagagatggggccagggctatatgccagttatcagctgccttcagagtcagacatcagtgaggcagatgaacagctggagcctgttcccagtgtccgcATGCACAGcattgccagatgaaggaaacggctaaaggacaggggttgacttgggagtaaggccacaggtggatgatgaatggtccctcccagaggaataaaagaggagcaaaaggggagtggagtttgcaggagacaattagttcgcttaattggttcgtgactctccgagactccttgccaacttttgcagatatcggcctggcagctctccaagccagataaggtctgtgactgcaaattttcccttgaaagactttgctggatgtgaatgagcagaattcacagtcaattaataaaaggggtttttctcaggacaaggagtttgcttcatgctcttgggaagcctcggtcagaaatcacatgaccacgaggatgctgcaaaaatcataactgtgaaaaacagtcgtaagtcacatttttcagtaccgttgtaactttgaatgttcactaaatgaactgttataagttgagaactacctgtatttcccaAAAGCGCACCCTTTTCAAAGGCTTTACAGCaagaaatttaaaatttcaaagaCGCAGATTTTCTATTTATAAAGATCTAAAGGGCAAAAAAAGGGTTTAAGAAGAGGCAGGTGGCAAACTCTAAATCTCTTGATGCAATCACCTGCCAATGTTAAGTTGATTTTTTCCTAATAAAAAACCTCCAGAAAGAACAGCTAGTGAGATAGAAAAATGGTGCACTGCGTAATAAAAGCACAATTCACCTTTGGGGCATAGCAGTACGGCATAAAGTGGTCATCTGTTTATAGTTGCTGCCATTTCCAGCAGGGAAGCGATTCTTAAATTAGGAGCAAacaagtttgcttcatgctctctgGAAGCCACAGTCAGAACAGTCGGTAACTTTAATGTCTTAACTTTTACAGACTTTTCATAAGGTCCTTTCTGAATTTTCAGAGACACGAGTGTGCCATCGGTGTCGGAGATCCTCCAGAATTACGAAAATAAGTTTGGCCATCGATTCACCTCCGAAGATGAGGAGTACCAGAAGTATGTTCAACGTCCCGCTGACCCACCTCCCTTAGTAGAAGACTGGCGAAGTAGATCGGGCGGTAACCAGCGATACAGAGATCGGTATTACAGCTGCTTTTTTTCTAGGGGGAAAATATAGTTTTTATTGTATGGATGGGAAAATGTGGACATTGTACAGGGAGGCCTCgtcttacaaacacaattgagcccaattgtGCTCAGTGAAATGTTTGTGAAGTAAGTCCCCCCACCTCCCGTTTTCCAACCTTTCTTGCTGCtttttgttaagtggatcacttcaTTTGTCAAATTAATAACACAAGTGTTAAATGAGTCTgcattccccactgactttccttAGGTATACTACCAGAGGGCTATGATAAAGGGACCACATAGTTAGTTTTTAGCTAAATAtttagcgcagtggttagagtgcagaactgcaggctacttctcctgatCACCGGCcgccagaagtttggcagttcgaatctcaccaggctcaaggttgactcagccttccgaggtcggtaaaatgaggacccagatttttggggggcaatagggcgactctgtaaaccgcttaaagagggctgtagaagcactgtgaagcggtatataagtctaagtgctattgcaatcaTACGGCGATAGTTGAGACTGATATGAAGAAGTTAGACGTTGGCTTCTTTCTGGTGGTGCCACCCCACTCTGTGGGAGCGTAGATGATGTCAACCAAGACGTGACATGGAGTCTTCAGAACAACTGGTTTCTTGGCTTTGTCTCTCTAGAACAAGGGCGGATAAGGCGTGGCCCTTCAGAAGTTTGATAGTGTTTTTATATCATTTTTGTCTGTTAGCCAGCCTAGCTTTTCTTGTGAAGAGAGCCAAGATCTTGAGAAGACCTTAACAAGTTGGGATCTGCCAATGTGGAGGTATCAACCCTGCCCAGCAACTCCTCCCAAGCTTGTTTGAATTTAACTGCCTTTTCTGCCTGTCTCAGAGGGGAAGAACGTAGAATAATacggttggaagggactttggaggccttctagtcaaATCCCCTGCCCAAGGTGGGAGATCCCATAGCATTCCAGAGAAACGACCATCCCGTCTCTTCCTGagaacttccagagttggagaattcacagcttctggagtcaagttgtgccactgatcaattgttccaactgtcaggaagtttctccttagttctagcttgaatctctctttgatgaTCTTCCACACCTTACTTCttggcctcaggtgctttggagaatcagttggctccctcttctttgtggcagcccttcaagttctgggagactgctatcatatcacccctagtccttctctttgttagactggAATATCCCTAGTTCCCCCAGTTGATCATCATATgattcaggggctgccccaaagaagagggagtcaagctattctccaaagcacctgagggtagaacaagaagcatcaggtggaaagtaatcaaggagagatccttccttctctcctcccttccttctctccttccttcccttctcctctccttccttccttccttccttccttccttctctccttgcttcctccctccctccctttcttctatgcttccttccttcccacctttcttccttctctccttccttccttctttccttcctgctcaccttctttccttcccaccttccttccttccagtatctcaggggctgccataaagaagagggagtcaagttattctccaaagcacctgagggcaggacaagaagcaatgggtgtaaactaatcaaggagagaagcaacttagaactgaggagaaatttcctgacagttagaacaattaaccagtggaacaacttgcctccagaagttgtgaatgttccaacactggatgtttttaagtagatgttggataaccatttgtctgaagcagtgcagcttttcctgcctaagcagggggttggactagaagacctccaaggtcccttctaactctgctattctattttgTTGTATTGTGTTATGGTTTAGCCCCCAAGATTCCTCATCAGAACCAGGAAAAGAAGTTTTGCCCCACCACTCCTTGTGCCAATGTTTACTTTTCCCTTTTTAATTGAGGTCTTTTCTGGATgtcttttttttggggtggggacgccgtggctcagtggctgagcttgttgattagaaagattggtttgaatccctagcgccgcataacagagtgagctcccgttacttgtcccagcttctgccaatctagcagttcaaaagcatgtaaaaaatgcaagtagaaaaataggaaccacctttggtgggaagggaacagcgttccgtgcgcctttggcgttgagttatgccggccacatgaccatggagacgtctttggacagcgctggctcttcggctttgaaacggagatgtgcaccgccccctagagtcgggaatgactagcgcatctgtgtgaggggaacctttacctttctccAGGGTTAAAACAGGGCTTACTTCAATcggggtttatttttaaaaatgcttaggGCTTGGAAAGAgcagatctccccaaaacgggcccattttttaggaggcttatagagtgcaccTAGGagttgggggggcaaaaacaagcaaaaaatgggccgtttttcactcatttctgccctccccagcccccaggagctctttgaaagccttctaaaggctatccgtgaccatttttgcaaaggcggcggggtttcgggaagccaaaaatgctgtattcagtgtataagacgcacccagattttcaccctcttttttgagggaaaaaggtgcgtcttatactctgaaaaatacggtatatatcacccacactctgtagaatccccattcccattttcccacagtggtAAATATGGCAGGCCCGAAGTCCCAAAGGTAAATATGGCTTCCAGCTCTGACATCACCGTGCCGTGTTTCCCTTTTTGCAGATTCAGAGATAGCCGTCAATTCCGAAACAGGGGACCCCGATACGACCACTCGGGGGGCTACAGATCTGAGCAGTGGCACGAAAAAGGCTACGGCAGTAACTACCAGCAGCACCATCACGGACAGCCGTCCTACCCTCAACATGGCTGGCCGCAGCGCGGCTACGGGTCCTATTTCCAGGAGCCGCGGTACGGCCGTTACTAGCACGCCAGCCTGCCTCGGCCCTTTTGGTGTAACCGAGTGCAGCTGCGGGGCTCTCTAAAGGCAGCCTTCGTTTTATTACATTGCAAACGTTCATACCTTGTGCAGAAATCTTTTGTGTGTTTATAGGCAACACGTTTAACCCAGAAGACAGGAGACGGTGACGTTACAGGAGAACAGCTAAGCTGCGAGTCTGTTactctgctgttttttttttttatcttgacGCCTGTAATTTGCTAAGAAGAAAACGGGGCCATTGGGAGAATCCGACTTTGGCCTAGGGGAGCTGATCTTTCTTCCTGACTCGTGCAGTTTTGTTCCCAATGACGAACACCGTGATGAATATCAGTAATATgtcatgatgggggggggggggggaaatactcgGTTGCATTTGGGGTTTTTATTGTCTTTATGCTCCGGCTTGTTCCTGTGTTTATCCGTGCAAGGCGATTACCCTTCCAGTTTTAATTTGCAAGCGATTTAAGCTAAAATGTCACACAAACAGGGAGATGGTTGTAAAACGTGCGGCATCGAAAGCCTGCTTTGTTTTTTGCATTAAAGCAAAATTTGTTATAATTCCATGGCGTCCCGTTCTATCTGTGTTCGAATTTCAGCCAAACTGGGGTGATTCTCATACATGGAATAAGACACCAAAAAAagggctggattttttttctttttaattcgaCATGCAACCTTttgttagagagccgaggtggcgcagtggttaaatgcagcactgcaggctacttcagctgactgcagttctgcagttcggcgggtcaaatctcaccggctcaaggttgactcagccttccatccttccgaggtgggtgaaatgagaacccagactgggggggggcgatatgctgactctgtaaaccgcttagagagggctgaaagccctatgaagcggtatataagtctaactgctattgctattgttctgctCGGCGGAATTCTTGAAGCAAAACAAAGGCCACAGCTGGagaaggtagtcctcgacttacaacagttcatttagtggccttcCAAAGCTACAAACACCACTGGGAAAATTGACTTGtggctgcttttcacacttacgatcgcTGCAGCATcccctgcatatatatatatatatatccccctcccccccctctctctctctgtatctcatcTCAGGCCATGCAAAGAGTGACTGGAAGGAGAGGgcgaggggcagggccagccagtggtgggttcagccgacagggagccacagcagtgtgtgtgtctctctcgctctgtgtctctctctagctctgtctctcatctctcatgTCAGACCACATGAGGAGTGACTGGAAGGAGAGAgcgaggggcagggccagccagtggtgggttcagccgACGGAGCCACAGCAGTGGGACCaaagagctgcatgtggctctggagctgcaggtTGGTGACACCCGGTCTTTCCCATTAAGCCACAACATGTGCTGCTTGGAGTGATGGGTTGTTTAAACCCCCAAAGGGTTATCTGGCATCTTCTGCTTCATGGCTTACAATGCTCACACTCCAGCAATTTATTTAATGGAGCGCTAACTTAGCAAAATGGATGAACCATGTCTGTTTGACACACAGAAAAATGCAGAAAATCCCATTAGCAGCTCTGCCTTGAAATAAAAATTGCAGAACATTGCAGAACAACTTTTTATTACCCTTTCGTACGACATCCAAATGGGATGGCTAACTAAAGGTGCCTTGACTGATACAAGACCATGATTTAAGCAGGGAGCAGAGAGCTAAAGTCTTACCTGCCTTATTATCAAGAGATGCCTAGATATCCTTCGGTTTCACAGCCGATCTGATAAAGCTCCATTAGTGTGGGAAGAACGGAGCCTTTTAATGCCATTTGATTAAGTTCCTCAGCAGGAGGCATCGCAAACAGATTTGCTGGGGCCCTCTGAGTATAAATGCCATGATGTACTGCCGTTTCAGCAagagaaggatttttaaaaagggggggggaaggctgcTGTATAAACAAGAGAAGATGAGAAACACAACCCTCCCCTTATAAAAGAATGACTAAAAAAGCTTTTGGTTACAAGTCAGGCTATGTTTACAAGATGTATGCGCTGTTCAAAAGAGCATTAGGGAAGCTGGGAGCTGTGTGTTCTGCTTAACGTGTGGTCTTCTCCCTTCACAGATCTCAGCTTAATTTCGAGACAGGATTTGGAAGTGCAGGCTATCAGTGGCTgaccggcagggagatgaatagttgtctgccacacctattcttCTCCGCCCCTTGTTTTTTATCCCCACAACTAGGGTGGGACTTCGCTAGGAATGGTGGCTCTTacttcccaaggaccagcccatagatttccactgttctcctctcttctgccttctgtgcatccatgcgtcaggcactggactcagctgttcctcctcttcctcatcagcccctccagacctgggggctgttggcTGTCCATCTGAGGGATGGCAGACTGTGCCTCTGTCTATATATCTGCCAGCTCcactgagtggctatggatgttgcccccgaaggacagcgcaaacagtccatccttgatcctggggggtgaaaacttacactcctcagagagggctcgtaatttgggggtcctcctggattcacagctgacactggaacaccatttgttggctgtgaccaggggggcctttgcccaggttcgcctggtgcatcaattgcggccctacttggatcgggaagCACTCCAGACTGTCGCtcacgccctagtcacctcaaggctggattactgcaatgtgctctacatggggctacccttgaaaagtgttcggagactgcagctagtccagaatgcagctgtgcgagcaatattgggtgtacctacatacacccatgttacacctatcctctgcgagccgcactggctacctattggtctccggacacaattcaaggggttggctattacctttaaagccctacatggcttagggccagcatacctgcaagaccgcctactgccacactcctctcaacggccggtaagatcccacagagtgggcctccttcagataccgtcagccagacaatgtcggctggcggctcctcggaggaaagccttctctgtggctgctccgaccctttggaatgagctatccccagaaatccggacctcgcccactctcatggccttcagaaaagctgtcaagacctggctattccggcaggcctggggctgttgacctcgtcattgaggtccagccccaaccgaaatgaatgtatctgtgttgtttttaacctgtccttccttttttttttattcttattttcttttattatttttcttcccctcgctgtaagccgcccggagtcctccgggattgggcggcctataaataaaattaaactcaaactcaaactcaaactaaactccactccctcttccccctcggagctgtcaggttgccttgatgctgacccccacgcctcctcctcatctgatttggctgctgggggggggagcgGCCGACAGGCCCACAAGACGGTCACCTGCCATCTGTCTTTTACaaacagtttttcccccaaaaatccTAAATTTTGGACAGACAGGGCGCAGAAGCCCGCATGGTATCGAAACGACGTTCCACAAAAGGCAAATCGTTTTaaaaaggcaataaagattatggAGCAGACCATCCTTGTGGCTTCTTTCCAAGTT encodes:
- the RAMAC gene encoding RNA guanine-N7 methyltransferase activating subunit, which gives rise to MASTTDVLQNYESMFAHRYTTEDKEYQKYLQCSSNPPPIIEDWVNRDTSVPSVSEILQNYENKFGHRFTSEDEEYQKYVQRPADPPPLVEDWRSRSGGNQRYRDRFRDSRQFRNRGPRYDHSGGYRSEQWHEKGYGSNYQQHHHGQPSYPQHGWPQRGYGSYFQEPRYGRY